Genomic segment of Primulina tabacum isolate GXHZ01 chromosome 11, ASM2559414v2, whole genome shotgun sequence:
TGACAATCTCAACCTTATTGGACATGTAAGGGTTGTCACTTAGATCTATCATCGTTAAAATTTGAGTGTTTAATAACAGCTAAAAACAATTAATAGTTAATAtgtggaaaaaaatatataactgTCTTAAACAATATTTACAGGCATGGACACTCTATAAAGAAGGGAGGTCGCTGGAACTAGTGGATCCTTGTTTAGCTGAACCATCCTACATCTCTGAAATGCTAAGGATAATCCATGTTGGTCTGTTATGCGTGCAAAAGAGACCAGAAGACAGGCCGAGCATGTTTACTGCAGTTTTTATGTTGAGCAACGAAGTAGTCCTTCCTGAAGCCAAGCAACCAGGTTTTTTCACTGAAAGAGAAGTTACTATTGCTCAGAGTTCAACTAGCACAAATACAGCTAATTCAGCAAACGAAATCACCATTACAATGATAGAGGCAAGATAGGAGACAAACTTTTATGTGCTGCTGCAGACTGAATTATTTTTAAGCTAGTTGGTCCCAGTTATCAAGGAAAAGCAGGGTATGAAACACGGCCAAGGATGTAACCAAAGGACAGTAGCTTGTATGGCTGGCTATGCTAGCTTGTTAATGATTGATTGGTGAAATTAGCATATTATTTTCTAGCTAGTGTATTGTACAGGATTCTTTCAGTCAGGTGATCATGCGATGGAAGAATCTAAACATAAAGACTGTTACATTTTagatcataataataataataataaaaaacagaCTTCCATCCCCGCTGCTATGGCTGCAGACTTCTCTCCGCCCCTACGCCATTCTGCCTAGCTTTTCTTTCGATTCCGCTTCTTTATTTCTTGAAGCCAAAACTCACTTGAAAGTGCTTTTGCCATCAACAAATTCAATCCAATTATGGAAGTAGACTGTGATCATGGTACCGGAAACTGGCTACATGGATTCATATCTTCatcctttatttttatttttttctttaggttcatgtattttaattgaattGGACAACTAATACTGCCTGGGGTAGGCTTATATTCGGGATGGATCCAACTCAATCCTTAGTGTCTACAAGAAAGGCTTCTCTCAAACAAATTAATGCCACGTAGTTTAGCCCTTGTTAATTTCTCAACATTGGGATTCAGCCTCACCACGAAATAGTTCCAGTCTAACCAATGCCATGGGAAGACCCCATGAAGCGTGGTATGTTTGTCGATGCTTTGATCACAATGGAAGCACTCACAGTAGCGTAGATCACTACTTGTTTACAAACTTCCACACGAATAATTTCACAAACACCAAATATGCATGGCTCGTTCTGTCAACAGGAAGCAACATAACTTTGAACTAACTGAAAAAAATGATAATGATGGACAGTAAACATAGAATGCGACTAACTACCAAGAATCGTTACTTGATGAGTTGAACAAATCCGGCAAGCTGATATACACGCTTCTACCTTCGTTCCAACTTTGCTGAATGTTTTCACTCGAATCTGAACCAAGGGACCTCAAAAAACAAGGTCAGAGTTTTCGTAAACAACATTGAATTCTTTAAACTTCTACGCAACTTTTTCAAATGTAAATGTAAACCCCACAACATATTCAATGACGCCCATTACCACAGTCCTTTGCTCCCATTTCCTGTGTTTGAAGATCGACAAGCGTAATATATTCCAAAATCTGGTTATGGCAGCTGATCTCGGGCTTGAATGAATGAAAGAAGATGTTTTTGCTttgctcaaaaaaaaaaaaaattacaaactaATTAATCGTGACCGTTGATAGCTTTGAACAGCCTCACATCCTATGCTATATGTCGGATTATTTGAATTCTTAActgtttttatttgtttattttataattattaattaacaaGTAAGTGCATGCTTCATATACAAGCATTTTTTTACGAGGATAAATcgtgtttttttaaaaagaaaaacgtGTGTTGTTTTGTTGAATGGATAAATATACTTTTGTTTATTGAAATTACTGAAAAAAAATCTATTGACTTGTATTTTATCTTCAATAGGTGCTCTTTTTTTATTGTAATTATAAATACAAATAACTACAAAGATATTTAATAATGATACAAAAATACTAATATAATTATGTTGAATTGgaaaattatgatttaatattatATCACTAATACGAAAAtagtttattatatataataatttattaattcccGGAAATTAATGAGAAAATAACCCCCCACCaaccgaaaaaataaaaaataaaagtgaaCAAAATCTTCTCCAGGTCAATGCCGCGGACTGGCTACTACAACCATTGCGTTACTAATACGTTTCAACAcaaaaatacaaatatatttATGTTGAATATTATAATTACTAGTAAATATTTGTACAATGTGAcgtaaattgaatttttatttaaaatatacttttgaTATATTTCTAAATGAGATATAATGAGatgagagttttttttttttttttttaattgaaagctctaatttattatgattttcatttaaaaataatggtATTGAATATAAATTATGAATAAATTGCGAAAAGCCGAAATTGCTGGGGCAGGCGAACATATAATCTGAACACCCCTCCGTGTAAACTAGCAGCGATGAAAACTTTACGAATGAGCTTACCTTTGATACTCCTATTCATTTTTCAGACAACTTTCGGTGCAACTGACACACTAGCAACTGATCAGATTGTTAGAGACGGTGAGACCTTGGTGTCTTCGGATGGAGTTTTTGAACTGGGATTTTTCAAACCAGGGAATTCAATGAATCGATACGTGGGCATGTGGTACAAAAATATTCCAGATCGGAAAATTGTTTGGGTCGCCAACAACGCGGCTCCGTTGAAAAGCGCGGGAGGTCTATTGAAGGTTGTTCAACCAGGACTGTTGGTGCTACTCAATAACAACAATGACACTGTCTGGTCATCAAATAAGTCGAGGACCGTGCAAAACCCAATTGCGCAGTTGCTAGACTCTGGAAATCTAGTCGTAAGAGATGCCAACGATGATAGGCAGGAGAATTTTCTTTGGCAGGCTTTTGATTGTCCCTCTAATGTGGCTCTTCCTGGTATGAAGTTTGGGTGGAACTTAGCGACCGGGACAGAGATTTACTTCCCAACATGGAAAAGCGATGATGACCCTTCTCCTGGAGCGTTAAGCTTCCACTTGGATCCAACAGGATATCCACAAATTCTCCTGAAAGAAGGTTCAAAAATACGGTCTAGAATGGGACCTTGGAATGGAGTTACTTTTAGCGGGGGACCAAATGATTTTCATATTCCTATGTACATGTTTAGGCTTGTGATGAATCAGGAGGAGGTTGTCTATCTCCAGGAAACCATTGACAAATCATTTGTTACTATAATCGTGGTTAACCCAGGTGGTGTTGCAGAACGTTGGGCATGGGTTAATAGTACTCAAAGATGGATGATGTACATAAGTTTCCCGGCAGATAATTGTGACACTTATGGGTTATGTGGTGCATATGGTAGTTGCAGTATCGCAAATTCTCCATTATGTTCCTGTATGGATAGGTTTGTACCTAAAGATCCAGAAGGTTGGGCTAAAGCTGATTGGAATAATGGATGTGTTCGAATTACAAATTTGAGTTGCCGGGGAGACATATTTCTGAAGTATTCAGGAATCAAGCTTCCAGATGCAAGGTATACTTTGAACAATGCAAGCATGACATTAGAAGAATGCCGAGCAGAATGCTTAAAGAGTTGCTCTTGTATGGCCTACACGCAGTTGGATATACTCAAAGGTAATGGGTGTCTGATTTGGTATGAAGAATTGATAGACATCAAAAGAACGGTTTCAGATGGACAAGATGTTTATGTCAGGATGGCTTCAACTGAAGCAGGTAACGATTCATGGCACCATCATATTGTTCAATATTTAGCTGATTATGCTGCAATCTTTGATACCTGTAGCGATATTATACTTTAAATTGTATAGAAACTGTTGCTGATCCTGaaagaaagaagagaaaaacAGCACTCATCGCAAGTTTTGCATCATCACTGGGAATAGTTCTTATAGGATTGAGCCTCTCTCTTTATATTCGGAAGAGGTCCATTGATCTAACGATCAGTACCCAAGGTAAGATACTGTGGAGCTTTACGCTTAAGAAAAAAAGTTGTCACATTCAAAACTAAAGCGAGTTTAATAATCAGGGGATATGAAGAATGATTTTCCACTTTCTATTGCAATTTGCAGGAAAATATCATGCAATTCAAGAGAAAAACTCGGAGATACCGTTGTTCGATATATCTATTATTTTGAAAGCTACTGGTAAATTTGCAACTGAAAACAAACTTGGTGAAGGTGGCTTTGGGCCAGTTTATAAGGTAAAATTTATTGAGCTCTTTACAGTTACGTAAACACAAAATTATCACACATTTTTAAATCAGTatagttttcaatcatcaaaaacaaaaacaaaaaaagaaagagctttggattaaataaaatatcagtagACAACATAAGACTCagattaaaataatttgcacAATGAGGCTTTCATTATGCAAACTGTGTGCAACGAGAGAAGCGTAACAGAGCGAAACAATACTTTGTTTTGTGTGAATAACCAATCTTCTATGaaatatgataatttttatttatctttggGTAAATAAATTTCCTGGATATGGAAAAGCCTGCacaaaaataataagaatagaacaaaaattgaaaagGTTTGAAGAATGGAAAGGCACGCAATTGCTTCATTTTCAGTAAAGGCCTTTCACATGAATATATAATGAGCTTAGGGCATGCTGGAAGACGGACAAGAAATTGCTGTCAAACGGTTGTCCAAGGAATCCATGCAAGGACTTGATGAATTCATGAATGAAATCATCTTTATAGCCAAACTTCAACATCGAAAT
This window contains:
- the LOC142519480 gene encoding G-type lectin S-receptor-like serine/threonine-protein kinase At4g27290; the protein is MKTLRMSLPLILLFIFQTTFGATDTLATDQIVRDGETLVSSDGVFELGFFKPGNSMNRYVGMWYKNIPDRKIVWVANNAAPLKSAGGLLKVVQPGLLVLLNNNNDTVWSSNKSRTVQNPIAQLLDSGNLVVRDANDDRQENFLWQAFDCPSNVALPGMKFGWNLATGTEIYFPTWKSDDDPSPGALSFHLDPTGYPQILLKEGSKIRSRMGPWNGVTFSGGPNDFHIPMYMFRLVMNQEEVVYLQETIDKSFVTIIVVNPGGVAERWAWVNSTQRWMMYISFPADNCDTYGLCGAYGSCSIANSPLCSCMDRFVPKDPEGWAKADWNNGCVRITNLSCRGDIFLKYSGIKLPDARYTLNNASMTLEECRAECLKSCSCMAYTQLDILKGNGCLIWYEELIDIKRTVSDGQDVYVRMASTEAETVADPERKKRKTALIASFASSLGIVLIGLSLSLYIRKRSIDLTISTQGKYHAIQEKNSEIPLFDISIILKATGKFATENKLGEGGFGPVYKGMLEDGQEIAVKRLSKESMQGLDEFMNEIIFIAKLQHRNLIRLIGGCIQGEERVLIYEYMPNKSLDVILFDQRKKLLLDWERRFNIINGIARGLLYLHQDSRLTIIHRDLKASNILLDSDMNPKISDFGIARSFGGNETAARTRRVVGTYGYMSPEYAIDGMFSVKSDVFSFGVLALEIVTGTSNRGFTHDDHNLNLLGHAWTLYKEGRSLELVDPCLAETSNIYEMLRTIHVSLLCVQQNPKDRPSMSNVVMMLNNESFFPSPKQPGFFTEREVLARKSSARTNEVISPNEVTITLLEAR